Proteins encoded within one genomic window of Ovis aries strain OAR_USU_Benz2616 breed Rambouillet chromosome 1, ARS-UI_Ramb_v3.0, whole genome shotgun sequence:
- the LOC101108019 gene encoding chloride intracellular channel protein 6 has product MILWLKGIIFNVTTVDLKRKPTDLQNLAPSTNPPFMTFDGKVETDVNKIEEFLEEKLAPPRYPELGTQHPESNSARNDVFAKFSAFIKNTKKDANEIYERNLLKALKKLDSYLNRPLPDKIDAYSTEEAAVSGGKFLDGNELTLADCNLLPKLHIIKIVAKRYKDFEFPSEMTGIWRYLNNAYARDEYTNTCPADQEIEHAYSDVAKRMK; this is encoded by the exons ATGATTCTCTGGCTAAAGGGCATTATATTTAATGTGACAACAGTGGACTTGAAAAG GAAGCCCACGGACCTGCAGAACTTGGCTCCCAGCACTAACCCACCTTTCATGACTTTTGACGGTAAAGTCGAGACAGACGTGAATAAGATCGAGGAGTTCTTGGAGGAGAAATTGGCTCCCCCAAG GTACCCTGAGCTGGGGACCCAGCACCCTGAATCTAACTCTGCCAGAAATGACGTGTTTGCCAAGTTTTCAGCATTTATAAAAAACACCAAGAAGGATGCAAACGAGA TTTATGAAAGGAACCTGTTAAAGGCCCTGAAGAAGCTCGATAGTTATCTGAACAGACCCCTGCCTGATAAGATAGATGCCTACAGCACCGAGGAAGCTGCTGTTTCTGGAGGGAAGTTCCTGGATGGGAATGAGCTCACGCTGGCTGACTGTAACCTCTTACCCAAGCTCCACATTATTAAG atCGTGGCCAAGAGATACAAAGATTTTGAATTTCCTTCTGAAATGACTGGCATCTGGAGGTACTTGAACAATGCATATGCTCGGGATGAATACACAAACACATGTCCCGCTGACCAGGAGATTGAACACGCATATTCAGATGTTGCCAAAAGAATGAAGTGA